One segment of Thermincola ferriacetica DNA contains the following:
- a CDS encoding methyltetrahydrofolate cobalamin methyltransferase — MFEIIGERINGLFTDIREAIANKDPKPIQQWAVKQAEKGAAWLDINTGPISSKEEQAEVMEWLVKTAQEAVDLPCAIDTTNPLAMEAGLKVHKGKAMINSTTAEQAKMEVFFPMAAKYNAALVALAMNEKGVPKSAEDRTALAMELVAMADAYGIPFQDLYIDPLVLPVNVAQEHAPEALEALRQVKLLSNPAPKTTVGLSNISQKAPNRPLINRTFLAMAMVCGLDSAIMDADDDDLVDTAATASIILNQSIYCDSYLKIFRQK, encoded by the coding sequence ATGTTTGAAATTATCGGTGAAAGAATTAACGGTCTTTTCACAGACATTCGTGAGGCCATTGCCAACAAAGACCCGAAACCTATTCAGCAGTGGGCTGTAAAGCAGGCTGAGAAGGGCGCTGCCTGGTTGGACATTAATACCGGGCCTATTTCCAGTAAAGAGGAACAAGCTGAAGTAATGGAATGGTTAGTAAAGACTGCCCAGGAAGCCGTTGACCTTCCCTGTGCTATCGATACTACTAACCCCTTGGCTATGGAAGCAGGGCTCAAGGTTCATAAGGGTAAAGCCATGATTAACTCCACAACGGCAGAACAGGCTAAAATGGAAGTATTTTTTCCCATGGCAGCCAAATATAATGCGGCTCTGGTAGCACTGGCTATGAATGAGAAAGGTGTTCCCAAGAGCGCCGAAGACCGTACAGCGCTTGCTATGGAATTAGTTGCTATGGCTGATGCATACGGGATACCCTTCCAGGATCTGTACATAGATCCCCTTGTATTGCCTGTAAACGTTGCTCAGGAGCACGCTCCGGAAGCTTTGGAGGCTCTCCGCCAGGTTAAGCTTCTCTCCAACCCGGCTCCCAAAACCACTGTTGGCTTGAGCAACATTTCCCAGAAGGCTCCTAACCGTCCGCTGATCAACCGTACTTTCCTGGCTATGGCAATGGTCTGCGGTTTGGATTCCGCTATTATGGATGCTGATGATGATGACCTGGTAGATACCGCAGCTACTGCCAGCATCATTCTGAATCAGTCTATTTACTGCGATTCCTACCTTAAGATTTTTAGACAGAAATAG
- a CDS encoding AAA family ATPase — MKIAISGKGGVGKTTVASTLVRLFAETHNTVFAVDADPDACLAAAVGIDDEQIESVKPLVELKEVIDERMGTGALYPINPKVDDVLDDYSIPLGNIRFLRMGAIKQGGSACYCRENNFLSAVMSALLLDKDDVVVMDMGAGIEHLTRGTARGVDVMLVVIEPSKNSVNTAKTVKQLAKDLGIEKVRFIGNKIRNQKEKEFVLNQFDADEILGFIPFDDDVWESSMDKGPAAEPGGELLRNMKKIKEKLLQEVAKGRD; from the coding sequence ATGAAAATAGCAATATCTGGAAAAGGCGGCGTGGGGAAGACAACTGTCGCATCAACTCTAGTCAGGCTTTTTGCCGAAACTCATAATACCGTTTTTGCCGTTGATGCAGATCCCGACGCTTGTTTGGCTGCAGCAGTCGGAATTGACGACGAGCAAATCGAATCTGTAAAGCCTTTGGTTGAACTAAAGGAAGTAATTGATGAAAGGATGGGAACAGGCGCTTTATATCCCATAAACCCAAAAGTGGACGATGTTCTGGATGATTATAGTATTCCATTGGGCAATATCAGGTTTTTGAGAATGGGCGCCATCAAGCAGGGTGGCTCTGCCTGTTACTGTCGGGAAAATAACTTTTTGAGCGCCGTTATGAGTGCGCTGTTACTTGATAAAGATGATGTCGTGGTGATGGACATGGGAGCCGGCATTGAACACCTCACCCGGGGGACGGCCAGAGGGGTTGATGTGATGCTGGTAGTGATTGAACCAAGTAAAAACAGTGTAAATACTGCCAAGACAGTGAAGCAACTGGCAAAAGATTTAGGAATCGAAAAAGTCAGGTTTATTGGAAATAAGATAAGGAACCAAAAAGAAAAGGAATTTGTTCTGAACCAATTCGATGCCGATGAAATACTGGGTTTTATACCTTTTGACGATGACGTTTGGGAAAGTTCCATGGATAAAGGGCCAGCTGCTGAACCCGGGGGGGAACTTCTCCGGAACATGAAAAAAATTAAAGAAAAACTATTACAGGAGGTGGCGAAAGGAAGGGATTAG
- a CDS encoding CoB--CoM heterodisulfide reductase iron-sulfur subunit A family protein, translated as MGNKARVGVFLCGCKEVITDTVNFGRIIAEIKKTSFVQYIRESQHLCACLEGELMAAEIKKYRLNRIVVVGCSGPRQEKFFTSILEKVGLNLHFFTMVNLREECSLVHPKSVQATAKALRQVKRGIARLVKMDEVSCEVVKVNRTVLIIGGGIAGIETALEVAAKGLKVIIIEREEFPGGNLTKINSVYGIDSKPSEILKEKLALLKANSDINLMTSTKVIDIDGNIGNFTVYLENEGQEFSVKVGSIVVATGLQTIFCSVKYGLGIADNLLGLAKLEHYLLQGKDFTKKKISFVIGKTGENFNLPFIVALKNALYLKTRFDAEIYVFYSNIKVAGDNWEALYTEARDAGIRFYKFTEKLNITVDNGEVTISYEDPLLAAKIPGNYRIVCDLAILPEEIVPSDGTEELAGMLDIELGPDYFLGPDNVHLFSEYTSREGIYLAGSCQKPSLLPEIMIQAKTVAADIYKKLRTEEVKVEYMQPYVDASKCVVCLTCYRCCPHKAITIAYDRQFNNLYRSAAQVNPLACRRCGICAAECPAKAIHLPGYTDLQILAQLDALEV; from the coding sequence ATGGGGAACAAAGCAAGAGTGGGTGTTTTTCTCTGTGGCTGTAAGGAGGTTATTACCGATACTGTAAATTTTGGCCGGATAATTGCCGAAATTAAAAAGACTTCCTTCGTTCAGTACATACGGGAAAGCCAGCACCTTTGCGCCTGCCTTGAGGGTGAACTTATGGCTGCGGAAATTAAAAAATACCGATTAAACCGCATCGTTGTAGTTGGTTGTTCAGGTCCCCGGCAGGAGAAATTTTTTACATCTATTTTGGAGAAAGTTGGCCTTAATTTACATTTTTTTACTATGGTTAATCTGAGGGAAGAATGCAGTTTAGTACATCCGAAAAGCGTTCAGGCGACCGCAAAAGCGTTGCGGCAAGTAAAAAGGGGTATTGCCCGGTTAGTTAAAATGGATGAAGTATCTTGTGAAGTAGTTAAGGTTAACCGGACTGTCCTGATTATCGGCGGTGGGATAGCCGGAATAGAAACAGCTCTGGAAGTAGCGGCCAAGGGGTTAAAAGTGATTATTATAGAACGAGAAGAGTTTCCTGGCGGTAACCTAACAAAGATTAATTCAGTATATGGAATAGATTCAAAACCTTCTGAAATTTTGAAAGAAAAATTAGCTTTATTAAAGGCTAATTCTGACATAAATTTGATGACATCTACCAAAGTGATTGATATTGACGGTAATATTGGTAATTTCACTGTTTATCTGGAAAACGAGGGACAGGAATTTTCTGTTAAGGTTGGTTCCATTGTAGTGGCCACCGGGTTACAAACCATTTTCTGTTCCGTTAAGTATGGTTTAGGAATTGCCGATAATTTACTGGGGCTAGCGAAGTTAGAGCATTATTTATTACAGGGAAAAGATTTCACGAAAAAGAAAATATCTTTCGTTATTGGTAAAACGGGCGAAAATTTCAATTTACCTTTTATTGTGGCTCTGAAAAATGCCTTATATCTGAAGACGAGATTCGATGCAGAAATATATGTATTTTACTCTAATATTAAGGTTGCCGGCGATAACTGGGAGGCTTTATATACCGAAGCAAGGGATGCCGGAATCAGATTTTATAAATTTACAGAAAAGCTTAATATAACCGTTGATAACGGAGAAGTGACTATCAGTTATGAGGATCCTTTGCTGGCCGCTAAGATTCCCGGAAATTACAGGATTGTATGTGATCTTGCCATACTGCCTGAAGAAATTGTACCCTCGGACGGAACGGAAGAACTGGCCGGGATGCTGGACATCGAACTGGGGCCCGACTATTTTCTGGGGCCTGATAATGTTCATCTTTTTTCGGAGTATACAAGCAGGGAGGGCATATACCTGGCAGGCAGTTGTCAGAAGCCCAGCCTCCTTCCGGAAATTATGATACAGGCTAAAACAGTGGCTGCAGATATATATAAGAAATTGAGAACGGAAGAGGTTAAAGTTGAATATATGCAACCCTATGTAGATGCTTCAAAATGCGTGGTATGTCTAACCTGTTATCGCTGCTGTCCCCATAAAGCCATTACCATTGCATACGATCGGCAGTTCAATAACTTGTATAGATCTGCGGCACAGGTAAATCCTCTTGCTTGCCGGCGCTGCGGAATATGTGCTGCGGAGTGTCCGGCTAAAGCCATTCATTTACCCGGTTATACTGATTTGCAAATTTTGGCCCAACTGGATGCCCTGGAGGTCTAA
- the acsB gene encoding acetyl-CoA decarbonylase/synthase complex subunit alpha/beta, with translation MSEELNFDQIYADAEKAMEGKEPIKMYRRAYKGAITAVSYAEILLTQAIKKYGKDQKIGYPNTAYFVPVIRCWWGDECTTLGDLVPVLNRARNQITEDLTFEQYRLNGMSTWIAADIIEVVQYIGYDESNPRFPAPWTGFIGDPVVRQYGIKMVDWTIPGEAVIVGRAKDSKAAAKIVADLMGKGLMIFLCDEIIEQLLEENVKLGVDYIAYPLGNFTQVVHAANYALRAGMMFGGIKPGLTDAQRDYQRRRILAFILYLGEHDFVKDAACAGAIYTGFPVITDQELPEDEQIPDWFVSCPDYDKIVQTALEVRGVKLTNIEIDIPINHGPAFEGETIRKGDMFLEMGGGRTPSFELVRMADDTIEDGKIELIGPDIDSLPPEGGRLPIGIVVDIYGRKMQPDFEPVLERRIHYGINYGEGLWHVAQRDLNWMRVSKDAYAKGFRLKHLGDLLYAKFKAEFASIVDRVQVTIYTDEQKVLEMREVAREYYRKRDARLKELTDEGVEEFYSCTLCQSFAPTHVCVVAPERVGLCGAVSWLDAKAAYEIDPHGANQPILKGECEDEVKGSWKSFNEFIYQHSQRTVEKVNFYTIMENPMTSCGCFEVILTMVPECNGFMAVNREHSGMTPCGMNFSTLAGTCGGGAQLPGFMGIGKAYFGSRKFIKADGGLARIVWMPKALKEQLRPILEERAEEDGLGKDFVDKIADETVGVTGEEILPFLEEKGHPALTMPPLL, from the coding sequence ATGTCTGAAGAGTTGAACTTTGATCAAATATATGCGGACGCAGAAAAGGCTATGGAAGGCAAAGAGCCTATTAAAATGTACAGAAGAGCTTACAAGGGCGCTATCACCGCTGTAAGTTACGCTGAAATTCTCCTTACCCAGGCTATTAAAAAGTACGGGAAGGATCAGAAAATCGGTTATCCTAACACTGCTTATTTCGTACCTGTAATCCGCTGCTGGTGGGGAGACGAATGCACCACATTAGGCGACTTGGTTCCTGTCTTAAACAGAGCCAGAAATCAAATTACGGAAGATTTAACCTTTGAACAATACCGTCTGAACGGTATGTCCACCTGGATTGCTGCCGATATTATTGAAGTAGTACAATATATCGGTTATGATGAAAGCAATCCAAGGTTTCCTGCTCCTTGGACCGGATTTATCGGCGACCCGGTTGTACGTCAGTACGGTATTAAGATGGTTGACTGGACTATCCCCGGTGAAGCTGTTATCGTTGGCCGGGCCAAAGACAGCAAGGCTGCTGCCAAGATTGTTGCCGACCTGATGGGTAAAGGTTTAATGATCTTCCTCTGCGATGAAATTATCGAACAACTGCTGGAAGAAAATGTTAAGTTGGGTGTAGATTATATTGCTTACCCGTTGGGTAACTTCACTCAGGTAGTTCATGCAGCAAACTACGCTTTGCGGGCCGGTATGATGTTTGGTGGTATTAAGCCGGGCCTCACCGATGCTCAGAGAGATTACCAGAGACGTCGTATCTTAGCCTTTATTCTGTACCTTGGCGAGCATGACTTTGTTAAGGATGCTGCCTGTGCAGGGGCTATTTATACCGGTTTCCCCGTCATCACTGACCAGGAACTGCCAGAGGACGAGCAAATTCCTGATTGGTTTGTCTCTTGTCCCGATTACGATAAAATCGTGCAAACCGCTCTTGAGGTTCGTGGAGTTAAACTGACCAACATTGAGATAGACATTCCCATTAACCATGGTCCTGCCTTTGAGGGAGAAACAATCCGGAAGGGCGATATGTTCCTTGAAATGGGCGGCGGTCGGACTCCGAGCTTCGAATTAGTGCGTATGGCTGATGATACCATTGAAGATGGCAAAATCGAGCTTATCGGTCCCGATATCGATTCTTTGCCGCCGGAAGGTGGACGCCTGCCCATTGGTATCGTAGTTGATATTTACGGACGTAAGATGCAGCCTGACTTTGAGCCTGTTCTTGAGCGGCGCATCCACTACGGTATCAACTACGGTGAAGGTTTATGGCACGTTGCTCAGCGTGACCTGAACTGGATGCGGGTAAGTAAGGATGCTTATGCAAAAGGCTTCCGCCTGAAGCACCTGGGAGACCTGCTGTACGCCAAGTTTAAGGCAGAGTTTGCTTCGATTGTTGACCGGGTACAGGTTACCATTTATACCGATGAGCAAAAAGTTCTCGAAATGCGTGAAGTGGCCCGTGAATATTACCGGAAGCGTGACGCTCGTCTGAAAGAGCTCACTGACGAGGGTGTTGAGGAATTTTATTCCTGTACGCTTTGCCAGTCCTTTGCCCCGACCCACGTCTGCGTTGTTGCTCCTGAGCGGGTTGGTCTGTGTGGCGCTGTTAGCTGGCTAGATGCTAAGGCTGCTTATGAAATTGACCCGCACGGCGCAAACCAGCCTATTCTTAAAGGCGAATGTGAAGACGAAGTTAAAGGATCCTGGAAGTCCTTCAACGAATTTATTTATCAACACTCCCAGAGAACTGTAGAGAAGGTTAACTTCTACACCATTATGGAGAATCCGATGACTTCCTGTGGTTGTTTTGAAGTTATCCTGACCATGGTTCCTGAATGTAACGGCTTCATGGCAGTTAACCGTGAACACTCCGGTATGACTCCATGTGGTATGAACTTCTCGACTTTGGCCGGTACCTGCGGCGGTGGCGCTCAGTTGCCTGGCTTCATGGGTATAGGTAAAGCTTACTTTGGTTCCAGGAAGTTTATTAAGGCTGACGGTGGTTTGGCCCGTATCGTATGGATGCCGAAGGCTCTTAAAGAGCAGCTTCGTCCTATCCTCGAAGAGAGGGCTGAAGAGGACGGCCTTGGCAAGGATTTCGTAGATAAGATTGCCGATGAGACTGTCGGAGTAACCGGTGAAGAAATTCTGCCGTTCCTGGAGGAAAAAGGCCATCCGGCTCTTACCATGCCTCCGTTACTCTAA
- the acsC gene encoding acetyl-CoA decarbonylase/synthase complex subunit gamma → MGLTGLEIFKQLPKKNCKECGQPTCLAFAMQLAAGKASLDACPYVSDAAREALDSASAPPVALIKIGVGEKAIELGNETVLFRHDKRFEHPTAITIRVSDNEDVKAKVEKINKLVFDRVGQIHEVSMVAITNDSGDAAKFAEAVKTAQDNTAYPLMLVTSDVAAMEKALEVAGANKPLVYAADANNYEAMTNLAKKYEAPLVVKGTDLNNLAEVVEKVVALGYKNLMLDSGATEISRMVADQVQIRRSALKLFRPFGYPTVAFATNDDPMMEAMNAATLIAKYAAVVVVNSAEPEHILPLITLRLNIYTDPQKPIAVESKIYEILNPGPDAPVLITTNFSLSYFCVAGDTEAARMPAYIIPVDTDGISVLTAWAAGKFTPESIADTIKKLGIMEKVNHNKIIIPGGVAVLSGKTAELTGCEVIVGPRESAGLPSFFKQRWNK, encoded by the coding sequence ATGGGTTTAACAGGTTTAGAAATTTTCAAACAACTACCCAAGAAGAATTGTAAGGAATGTGGCCAGCCAACTTGTTTAGCATTTGCTATGCAATTGGCTGCCGGTAAGGCAAGCTTGGACGCTTGTCCTTATGTAAGTGATGCTGCTAGGGAAGCATTGGATTCTGCTTCGGCTCCGCCTGTTGCTTTAATTAAAATAGGCGTTGGTGAAAAGGCAATCGAGCTCGGTAATGAAACCGTACTGTTCAGGCATGATAAGAGATTTGAACATCCTACCGCGATCACCATTCGGGTTAGCGACAACGAAGATGTAAAAGCTAAAGTGGAAAAGATCAATAAATTAGTATTTGACCGTGTTGGTCAAATTCATGAAGTTAGTATGGTTGCTATTACCAATGATTCCGGTGACGCAGCCAAGTTTGCGGAAGCCGTAAAAACAGCCCAGGATAATACTGCATATCCTTTAATGCTGGTAACTTCCGATGTTGCTGCCATGGAAAAAGCCCTTGAGGTTGCAGGAGCTAACAAGCCGCTGGTTTACGCTGCTGATGCCAACAACTATGAGGCTATGACCAATCTGGCCAAGAAGTATGAAGCTCCGCTGGTAGTTAAGGGAACCGACCTTAATAACCTGGCCGAAGTTGTTGAAAAAGTTGTTGCTCTTGGCTACAAAAACCTTATGCTGGATTCCGGCGCAACCGAGATTTCCAGAATGGTTGCTGACCAGGTTCAAATCAGAAGGTCTGCGCTGAAACTGTTCCGTCCTTTCGGTTATCCGACTGTTGCATTTGCAACCAATGATGACCCGATGATGGAAGCTATGAATGCAGCTACTTTGATTGCAAAGTATGCCGCTGTTGTAGTGGTTAACAGTGCTGAACCAGAACACATACTGCCTCTCATTACATTACGTTTGAACATATACACCGACCCGCAGAAACCGATTGCTGTGGAGTCCAAGATTTACGAAATCCTCAATCCGGGTCCTGATGCACCTGTACTTATCACAACAAACTTCTCACTCAGTTACTTCTGTGTTGCCGGTGATACTGAAGCTGCAAGAATGCCAGCTTATATTATCCCCGTTGATACTGACGGTATCTCCGTACTTACTGCTTGGGCTGCCGGTAAGTTTACTCCGGAAAGCATCGCTGATACCATTAAGAAACTTGGCATTATGGAAAAAGTTAATCACAACAAGATTATTATCCCTGGTGGCGTAGCGGTATTAAGTGGTAAGACTGCTGAACTGACCGGTTGCGAAGTAATTGTTGGACCTCGTGAGTCTGCCGGACTGCCTTCCTTCTTCAAACAAAGGTGGAATAAGTAG
- the cooS gene encoding anaerobic carbon-monoxide dehydrogenase catalytic subunit: MPRFRDSKHTHFPSDAPRVFEPKNVKRSKDPAVLEMIEKTQEKGIITAFDRAVAQQPQCQFGYKGTCCRFCMMGPCRVTADTGPKSKGICGADAWTIAARSTGTMLLTGTGAHCEHARHIAETVLEVTEGKAADYKITDTKKLHKVAKRQGIETEGKSDTEIAKELAEQALDDFRLLTGEGGCKFFLNTVTKGRVEKAEACGIVPNGIQSAMADLLAQAHVGQDNDPVNITFSALRSALADYTGMHIGTDFSDILFGTPAPVLSEANLGVIDKDKVNIILHGHNPLLSEMIVAAARELEGEAKEAGAAGIQLAGICCTGNEVLMRQGVPIATGFSSQEMAIATGAVDAMVVDVQCIMPGLTTIAKCFHTQIITTQSIAKLPGTAHVPFNVETAMEDAKEIVRMAIANFKNRDQSQVHIPNVKYKAAAGFSLEAIYDLFATINPERPVKVLTDAILSGQLKGVALFAGCNNLKGVQDENHTGIILELLKNDVFVISTGCAAQSAARFGIMDPDKRDEFVGEGLKAFLSQFDNKAGLKGKVPAVLHMGSCVDNTRASDLLMDMANELGVDTPKVPFVASAPEAMSGKAVAIGCWAVTLGLPTHVGVLPPVEGSDLFFSICTQIASDVYGGYFIFEVDHKVAAEKLLSALEYRTWKLGVHKATAEKFETSLCQNY, from the coding sequence ATGCCAAGATTTAGAGATTCAAAACACACCCATTTTCCGTCAGATGCTCCAAGAGTGTTTGAGCCTAAAAACGTAAAACGCTCAAAAGATCCTGCTGTTCTTGAAATGATTGAAAAGACGCAGGAAAAAGGCATTATTACCGCTTTTGATCGGGCTGTTGCCCAACAACCGCAATGCCAATTTGGATACAAAGGTACTTGCTGCCGGTTCTGTATGATGGGCCCCTGCCGGGTAACCGCTGATACAGGTCCGAAGAGCAAAGGTATTTGTGGCGCTGACGCCTGGACAATCGCTGCCCGGAGTACGGGTACAATGTTGTTAACCGGTACCGGTGCCCACTGTGAACATGCCCGCCATATTGCGGAAACTGTTTTGGAAGTGACGGAAGGAAAAGCTGCCGATTATAAGATTACTGATACCAAGAAGCTGCATAAAGTGGCTAAGCGTCAGGGTATTGAAACCGAAGGTAAGTCCGATACGGAAATTGCCAAAGAGCTGGCCGAACAGGCTCTTGATGATTTCCGTCTGCTTACCGGCGAAGGTGGCTGTAAGTTCTTCCTCAACACCGTTACTAAAGGCAGGGTTGAGAAGGCTGAAGCTTGCGGTATTGTACCGAACGGTATCCAGTCTGCTATGGCTGACTTGTTGGCTCAGGCTCATGTCGGACAGGATAACGACCCGGTAAACATTACTTTTAGCGCTCTGCGCTCTGCGTTGGCGGATTATACCGGAATGCATATAGGTACCGATTTCTCCGATATTCTGTTTGGGACTCCCGCCCCGGTTCTTTCTGAAGCTAACCTTGGTGTAATAGATAAAGATAAAGTTAACATCATTCTCCACGGTCATAACCCACTGTTAAGCGAAATGATTGTTGCGGCAGCCCGTGAACTTGAGGGAGAGGCAAAGGAAGCCGGTGCCGCCGGTATTCAGTTAGCCGGTATATGCTGTACCGGAAACGAAGTTCTGATGCGTCAGGGTGTACCTATCGCAACAGGCTTCAGTTCTCAGGAAATGGCTATTGCTACCGGTGCTGTAGATGCTATGGTTGTGGACGTTCAGTGTATCATGCCTGGTTTAACAACCATTGCCAAGTGCTTCCATACTCAAATCATAACTACGCAGTCAATTGCCAAGCTGCCCGGAACAGCCCATGTTCCGTTTAATGTTGAAACGGCTATGGAAGACGCCAAAGAAATAGTTCGGATGGCTATCGCAAACTTCAAGAACCGTGATCAAAGCCAGGTACACATTCCGAATGTTAAATACAAAGCCGCTGCCGGCTTCAGCTTAGAAGCAATTTACGATCTCTTTGCAACTATAAACCCTGAAAGACCCGTGAAGGTTCTTACCGATGCCATTCTGTCCGGACAACTGAAAGGTGTTGCCCTCTTTGCAGGTTGCAATAACCTGAAAGGTGTGCAGGACGAAAACCATACCGGTATTATCCTGGAACTCCTCAAAAACGATGTATTCGTAATTTCCACCGGGTGTGCAGCTCAATCTGCTGCTAGGTTCGGCATAATGGATCCTGATAAACGAGACGAGTTTGTTGGCGAAGGCCTGAAGGCATTCCTGAGCCAGTTTGACAACAAGGCTGGTCTGAAAGGTAAAGTGCCTGCCGTTCTCCACATGGGATCCTGTGTTGACAATACCAGGGCTTCGGACCTCCTGATGGATATGGCTAATGAATTAGGTGTAGACACTCCGAAGGTTCCGTTTGTGGCTTCTGCACCTGAAGCTATGTCCGGAAAAGCAGTTGCTATTGGATGCTGGGCGGTAACTCTGGGCCTGCCGACTCATGTTGGTGTACTGCCGCCGGTAGAAGGCAGCGACCTGTTCTTCAGTATTTGTACCCAGATTGCCAGCGACGTTTACGGCGGTTACTTCATCTTTGAAGTAGACCATAAAGTTGCTGCCGAAAAACTTCTCAGCGCATTAGAGTACAGGACCTGGAAACTTGGCGTCCACAAAGCTACTGCCGAGAAATTCGAAACCAGTCTGTGCCAGAATTACTAA
- a CDS encoding ferritin-like domain-containing protein, giving the protein MSFIEDLTSCLQEENNAVIDYLHLAANAPDEVSRRVILRISREKQRHADFLAWLLEGCEKSCAKAQDEDKQDKNARPRSRVQRTLKK; this is encoded by the coding sequence ATGAGTTTTATAGAGGACTTGACCAGTTGCCTGCAGGAAGAAAACAATGCCGTTATCGATTACCTACACTTGGCTGCCAATGCGCCTGACGAGGTATCCAGAAGAGTTATTCTTCGCATTAGTAGGGAAAAACAACGACATGCCGATTTTCTTGCCTGGCTGTTAGAAGGTTGCGAAAAGAGCTGCGCGAAGGCTCAGGATGAAGATAAACAGGACAAAAATGCTCGTCCGAGGTCTAGGGTACAAAGAACTCTTAAAAAGTAA
- a CDS encoding acetyl-CoA decarbonylase/synthase complex subunit delta: protein MAVNIVKERWTSKVAELTIGTGPNAVKVGGETTLPYLQFEGELPNKSLVALEVFDMAPQDWPELLTSAFADVLNDPVAWAKKCVELGAGAVALRLMSAHPDWKNASGEEVAKTAKAVADAIDVPLIVIGCGVEEKDGEILPVVADALSGKACLIGCVTPENYKTITAAAIGAGHSLIASSPLDINLAKQLNILLNEMAMPLDRIAIDPLVGALGYGIEYAYSIMERARMGALTGDKMLAMPICSFVGQEAWKSKEAKDPDVAEWGPIHDRAILWEAITASTFAVAGSSIMIMRHPEAMKLFYAWENEMRKSNAY, encoded by the coding sequence ATGGCTGTAAATATAGTTAAGGAAAGATGGACCAGTAAGGTAGCAGAACTTACTATTGGTACTGGTCCGAATGCAGTTAAGGTTGGAGGTGAAACTACACTTCCATACCTGCAATTTGAAGGAGAATTACCAAATAAGTCTCTGGTAGCTTTGGAAGTTTTCGATATGGCACCCCAAGATTGGCCTGAATTATTAACATCCGCTTTTGCAGATGTACTTAACGACCCGGTTGCTTGGGCCAAAAAATGTGTGGAATTAGGCGCCGGCGCAGTAGCATTAAGATTGATGAGTGCTCATCCTGACTGGAAAAATGCTTCCGGTGAAGAGGTTGCTAAAACAGCTAAGGCTGTTGCCGATGCTATTGATGTACCTCTGATTGTTATCGGCTGCGGTGTGGAAGAAAAAGACGGCGAAATCCTTCCCGTTGTCGCAGACGCATTATCTGGCAAGGCTTGCCTGATTGGTTGCGTAACTCCTGAAAACTATAAGACCATTACAGCCGCTGCCATTGGTGCGGGACATAGCCTTATAGCTTCCTCTCCGTTGGACATTAACCTTGCCAAGCAGTTAAATATCCTGCTGAATGAAATGGCTATGCCGTTAGACAGGATTGCGATTGACCCGTTGGTTGGCGCTCTTGGATACGGTATTGAATATGCTTACTCCATTATGGAACGTGCCCGTATGGGAGCTCTTACCGGTGACAAGATGCTGGCTATGCCAATTTGCTCCTTCGTAGGTCAGGAAGCTTGGAAGAGCAAGGAAGCAAAAGATCCCGATGTTGCTGAGTGGGGTCCGATCCATGACCGCGCTATTCTGTGGGAAGCTATAACAGCATCTACTTTTGCTGTTGCCGGTAGTTCCATTATGATTATGCGCCATCCCGAGGCAATGAAACTCTTCTATGCTTGGGAAAACGAAATGAGGAAGTCCAACGCTTATTAA
- a CDS encoding hydrogenase iron-sulfur subunit, translating into MNNQNSFEPKLVVFCCENSGLLAAEQAGKMQLCYPDRVDLIKLPCAGKIDVIYFLKALEKGADGAILLACHQENCRFLKGNSRAGQRVVQVKKMLKEIGIEEERVGIYYIAGNMGHEFVEIVRGMYDRLREMGPNPGKVIK; encoded by the coding sequence ATGAATAACCAGAACAGCTTTGAGCCAAAACTTGTTGTTTTTTGTTGTGAGAATTCGGGTCTTTTGGCGGCGGAGCAGGCAGGTAAAATGCAGTTATGCTATCCTGACAGAGTAGATTTGATAAAATTGCCGTGCGCTGGAAAAATAGATGTTATATATTTTTTGAAGGCCTTGGAAAAAGGGGCTGACGGAGCTATTTTACTGGCGTGTCACCAGGAAAATTGTAGATTCCTTAAAGGCAATTCCCGAGCGGGTCAACGCGTTGTGCAGGTTAAAAAAATGCTTAAGGAAATCGGTATTGAAGAAGAACGGGTTGGCATTTATTATATCGCTGGAAATATGGGCCACGAGTTTGTAGAGATAGTCCGGGGAATGTATGACAGGCTTAGGGAGATGGGGCCAAATCCCGGGAAGGTGATAAAATGA